The following proteins are co-located in the Tripterygium wilfordii isolate XIE 37 chromosome 2, ASM1340144v1, whole genome shotgun sequence genome:
- the LOC120005985 gene encoding dof zinc finger protein DOF2.1-like produces MDPSSGQHQAHLLENMLVCSKAEQERKPRPQPEEAVQCPRCESTNTKFCYYNNYSLSQPRYFCKTCRRYWTKGGILRNVPMGGGCRKNKRSSSKKSQDQLLLNITTNPNNPLSTFPLRYDQNDLTLAFSRLQKQSSTGFDDSGLSFLGNPIDVMGNHDALRSGFLDTQNNFQNFYYGFGNGISLGEVVDSNICGGVGGEMGSLPYEDMSSGATTTAVTVTTMKQEHCNGRESDNNRVLWGFPWQLNEANNNNINGDLDSGRGSWNGLGTSAWHGLINSPLM; encoded by the exons ATGGATCCTTCTAGTGGACAACACCAG GCACATTTACTAGAAAACATGTTGGTTTGTTCAAAAGCAGAACAAGAGAGGAAGCCAAGACCACAACCAGAAGAAGCAGTCCAATGTCCAAGATGTGAGTCTACCAACACCAAGTTCTGTTACTACAACAACTACAGCCTCTCTCAACCAAGGTACTTTTGCAAGACATGCAGAAGGTACTGGACCAAAGGAGGTATACTGAGAAATGTTCCAATGGGTGGAGGGTGCAGGAAGAACAAAAGATCATCATCAAAGAAATCCCAAGATCAACTGCTGCTCAATATCACAACCAATCCCAATAACCCACTTTCTACATTCCCACTGAGATATGACCAGAATGACCTAACTCTTGCATTTTCCAGGCTCCAAAAACAGTCTAGTACTGGGTTTGATGATTCTGGTCTTTCTTTTCTTGGAAACCCAATTGATGTTATGGGGAACCATGATGCACTTAGGAGCGGATTTCTTGACACCCAGAACAATTTTCAGAATTTTTACTATGGATTTGGGAATGGAATTAGCCTGGGAGAGGTGGTGGATAGTAATATTTGTGGTGGAGTAGGTGGTGAAATGGGTAGTTTGCCTTATGAAGACATGAGTAGTGGAGCAACAACAACGGCAGTGACTGTGACAACAATGAAGCAAGAACACTGCAATGGAAGAGAAAGTGACAACAATAGGGTATTGTGGGGTTTCCCATGGCAGCTCAATGAAGctaacaacaacaacattaaTGGTGATCTTGATTCAGGAAGAGGGAGCTGGAATGGACTTGGTACTTCAGCTTGGCATGGACTAATTAACAGCCCCTTAATGTAG
- the LOC120005292 gene encoding interactor of constitutive active ROPs 3-like isoform X1: METPKGSRSDSSKVPQKVSPRPVRQLKPTALESDSSSSSNQTRTPKERSPKVVERRSPRSPVSERKRPSRISELESQVSQLQEELKKVKDQLNLSESGKKEAQQEAEDYKKQLSAVSVKLEEPQKQLHELPASEQAHVVELQRISQEQDSTWLSQLDVVQKQQSLDSAALAAATNKIQQLTVQLEMVAESEALQTKHAESRQLELQSLKGNLVETLSIVEDMKNQLSDSKESEAQAKALANETLLQLETAKKTVEALRSDGMRTFEDYNIIISELEKSRTRVNFLEGLVGKLKSDLLNASSTLSQKSTADDSIEYGIEGPGSTDESKQLHSELSSLKSEVGRLRSALQAAEAKCHEVVQVKKSYELAEQAKYELEKQLEKLKADIEELKADLMDKETELQAISEENEGLNMKIKNSLLSKTESEIENELKKLNEHIGDLKASLMDKETELQNISEENASLKKEISRRELERVKVKDEVVVEVEAARAAEREALTKLGVAMEEADKSNRKAARVFEQLEAAQAASSEMEAELRRLKVQSDQWRKAAEAAASMLSAGNNGKFMDRTGSLENNYNPVLGNISSPYDEDMDDDLLKKKNGNMLKKIGVLWKKPQK, translated from the exons ATGGAGACTCCAAAAGGAAG CAGAAGTGACTCCTCGAAAGTGCCTCAAAAGGTTTCCCCGCGACCTGTTCGCCAACTCAAGCCAACTGCACTAGAGTCTGACTCATCATCGTCCTCTAATCAAACGAGAACTCCAAAGGAAAGAAGCCCTAAAGTTGTTGAGCGGAGGTCACCAAGAAGCCCTGTGTCTGAG AGGAAGCGTCCTAGCAGAATATCTGAATTGGAGTCTCAGGTTTCTCAACTTCAAGAGGAGCTTAAGAAGGTGAAAGATCAGTTAAATTTGTCTGAATCAGGGAAGAAGGAAGCTCAGCAAGAGGCCGAAGACTACAAGAAGCAACTGTCGGCTGTGTCTGTAAAGTTAGAAGAGCCCCAGAAGCAGCTACACGAGCTGCCTGCTTCTGAGCAGGCTCATGTTGTAGAGCTTCAAAGGATCTCGCAAGAACAGGATAGTACTTGGCTGTCCCAGCTTGATGTTGTTCAGAAGCAGCAGTCACTTGACTCAGCTGCCTTGGCTGCTGCCACCAACAAGATTCAGCAGCTTACAGTTCAGCTTGAAATGGTTGCTGAATCTGAGGCTTTACAAACCAAACATGCTGAATCAAGACAGTTGGAGCTCCAGAGCCTGAAAGGGAACCTCGTAGAAACTCTTTCGATTGTTGAAGACATGAAAAACCAGCTAAGCGATAGCAAGGAATCAGAAGCTCAGGCTAAAGCATTGGCCAATGAAACTCTTCTGCAATTGGAAACTGCAAAAAAAACTGTGGAGGCACTCAGGTCAGATGGCATGAGGACTTTTGAAGATTACAACATAATCATTTCAGAGTTGGAAAAATCAAGAACACGTGTGAACTTCTTGGAAGGACTGGTTGGCAAACTCAAAAGTGACCTACTTAATGCTAGCAGCACCCTCTCGCAAAAATCTACAGCCGATGACAGTATTGAGTATGGAATTGAAGGGCCCGGAAGTACGGATGAATCAAAACAACTTCACTCAGAGCTTTCTTCTTTGAAGTCTGAGGTGGGGCGGTTAAGGTCTGCCCTGCAAGCTGCTGAGGCTAAATGCCACGAAGTAGTGCAGGTAAAAAAGTCTTATGAACTGGCAGAGCAAGCAAAATATGAACTGGAGAAGCAGCTGGAGAAATTGAAGGCTGATATTGAGGAGTTGAAGGCAGACTTGATGGACAAAGAAACTGAATTGCAGGCCATttcagaagaaaatgaaggcTTGAATATGAAGATCAAGAATAGCCTTTTATCCAAGACAGAATCTGAGATTGAAAATGAACTTAAAAAACTAAATGAGCATATTGGAGATTTGAAGGCAAGTCTGATGGACAAGGAGACTGAGTTGCAGAACATATCAGAGGAAAATGCATCGCTGAAGAAGGAAATCAGTAGAAGAGAACTGGAAAGAGTTAAAGTCAAGGATGAGGTGGTCGTGGAAGTAGAGGCAGCAAGGGCTGCAGAGAGAGAGGCCCTCACAAAACTTGGTGTTGCGATGGAAGAGGCAGATAAGAGTAACAGAAAGGCTGCGAGGGTATTTGAGCAGCTTGAAGCAGCACAAGCAGCAAGTTCTGAAATGGAAGCAGAGTTGAGAAGGCTAAAGGTGCAATCTGACCAATGGAGGAAGGCAGCCGAGGCCGCTGCTTCCATGCTTTCTGCAGGGAACAATGGCAAGTTTATGGATCGAACCGGGTCATTGGAGAACAATTATAATCCTGTTTTGGGAAATATAAGCTCCCCCTATGATGAAGACATGGACGATGATTTgctgaagaagaaaaatggaaacaTGCTAAAGAAGATTGGAGTTTTGTGGAAGAAGCCGCAGAAGTAG
- the LOC120005292 gene encoding interactor of constitutive active ROPs 3-like isoform X2, whose amino-acid sequence METPKGRSDSSKVPQKVSPRPVRQLKPTALESDSSSSSNQTRTPKERSPKVVERRSPRSPVSERKRPSRISELESQVSQLQEELKKVKDQLNLSESGKKEAQQEAEDYKKQLSAVSVKLEEPQKQLHELPASEQAHVVELQRISQEQDSTWLSQLDVVQKQQSLDSAALAAATNKIQQLTVQLEMVAESEALQTKHAESRQLELQSLKGNLVETLSIVEDMKNQLSDSKESEAQAKALANETLLQLETAKKTVEALRSDGMRTFEDYNIIISELEKSRTRVNFLEGLVGKLKSDLLNASSTLSQKSTADDSIEYGIEGPGSTDESKQLHSELSSLKSEVGRLRSALQAAEAKCHEVVQVKKSYELAEQAKYELEKQLEKLKADIEELKADLMDKETELQAISEENEGLNMKIKNSLLSKTESEIENELKKLNEHIGDLKASLMDKETELQNISEENASLKKEISRRELERVKVKDEVVVEVEAARAAEREALTKLGVAMEEADKSNRKAARVFEQLEAAQAASSEMEAELRRLKVQSDQWRKAAEAAASMLSAGNNGKFMDRTGSLENNYNPVLGNISSPYDEDMDDDLLKKKNGNMLKKIGVLWKKPQK is encoded by the exons ATGGAGACTCCAAAAGGAAG AAGTGACTCCTCGAAAGTGCCTCAAAAGGTTTCCCCGCGACCTGTTCGCCAACTCAAGCCAACTGCACTAGAGTCTGACTCATCATCGTCCTCTAATCAAACGAGAACTCCAAAGGAAAGAAGCCCTAAAGTTGTTGAGCGGAGGTCACCAAGAAGCCCTGTGTCTGAG AGGAAGCGTCCTAGCAGAATATCTGAATTGGAGTCTCAGGTTTCTCAACTTCAAGAGGAGCTTAAGAAGGTGAAAGATCAGTTAAATTTGTCTGAATCAGGGAAGAAGGAAGCTCAGCAAGAGGCCGAAGACTACAAGAAGCAACTGTCGGCTGTGTCTGTAAAGTTAGAAGAGCCCCAGAAGCAGCTACACGAGCTGCCTGCTTCTGAGCAGGCTCATGTTGTAGAGCTTCAAAGGATCTCGCAAGAACAGGATAGTACTTGGCTGTCCCAGCTTGATGTTGTTCAGAAGCAGCAGTCACTTGACTCAGCTGCCTTGGCTGCTGCCACCAACAAGATTCAGCAGCTTACAGTTCAGCTTGAAATGGTTGCTGAATCTGAGGCTTTACAAACCAAACATGCTGAATCAAGACAGTTGGAGCTCCAGAGCCTGAAAGGGAACCTCGTAGAAACTCTTTCGATTGTTGAAGACATGAAAAACCAGCTAAGCGATAGCAAGGAATCAGAAGCTCAGGCTAAAGCATTGGCCAATGAAACTCTTCTGCAATTGGAAACTGCAAAAAAAACTGTGGAGGCACTCAGGTCAGATGGCATGAGGACTTTTGAAGATTACAACATAATCATTTCAGAGTTGGAAAAATCAAGAACACGTGTGAACTTCTTGGAAGGACTGGTTGGCAAACTCAAAAGTGACCTACTTAATGCTAGCAGCACCCTCTCGCAAAAATCTACAGCCGATGACAGTATTGAGTATGGAATTGAAGGGCCCGGAAGTACGGATGAATCAAAACAACTTCACTCAGAGCTTTCTTCTTTGAAGTCTGAGGTGGGGCGGTTAAGGTCTGCCCTGCAAGCTGCTGAGGCTAAATGCCACGAAGTAGTGCAGGTAAAAAAGTCTTATGAACTGGCAGAGCAAGCAAAATATGAACTGGAGAAGCAGCTGGAGAAATTGAAGGCTGATATTGAGGAGTTGAAGGCAGACTTGATGGACAAAGAAACTGAATTGCAGGCCATttcagaagaaaatgaaggcTTGAATATGAAGATCAAGAATAGCCTTTTATCCAAGACAGAATCTGAGATTGAAAATGAACTTAAAAAACTAAATGAGCATATTGGAGATTTGAAGGCAAGTCTGATGGACAAGGAGACTGAGTTGCAGAACATATCAGAGGAAAATGCATCGCTGAAGAAGGAAATCAGTAGAAGAGAACTGGAAAGAGTTAAAGTCAAGGATGAGGTGGTCGTGGAAGTAGAGGCAGCAAGGGCTGCAGAGAGAGAGGCCCTCACAAAACTTGGTGTTGCGATGGAAGAGGCAGATAAGAGTAACAGAAAGGCTGCGAGGGTATTTGAGCAGCTTGAAGCAGCACAAGCAGCAAGTTCTGAAATGGAAGCAGAGTTGAGAAGGCTAAAGGTGCAATCTGACCAATGGAGGAAGGCAGCCGAGGCCGCTGCTTCCATGCTTTCTGCAGGGAACAATGGCAAGTTTATGGATCGAACCGGGTCATTGGAGAACAATTATAATCCTGTTTTGGGAAATATAAGCTCCCCCTATGATGAAGACATGGACGATGATTTgctgaagaagaaaaatggaaacaTGCTAAAGAAGATTGGAGTTTTGTGGAAGAAGCCGCAGAAGTAG